Proteins co-encoded in one Gossypium arboreum isolate Shixiya-1 chromosome 11, ASM2569848v2, whole genome shotgun sequence genomic window:
- the LOC108472074 gene encoding disease resistance protein RPV1-like, whose product MSSLLSTSSSISRKKYDVFLSFRGEDTRKNFTDHLYNALNRNGIVTFRDDPKLKAGEEIAPELFKAIQQSWCSVIVFPETYAFSGWCLEELAEIVKQKNDKGHKVFPIFYHVDPFDLRKQKGKVEEAFAKHEERYKENKDKIQKWRNALTEVANIKGWHLHNRHESEFIGDVLKKISAKLCQTYPIVHDELVGIGLRLEKLYSKINIGEDDVRIIGICEMGGIGKTTLARIVYTQMSPHFEGTSFLADIREVANKCGLVSLQKQLLSQIFPDECFKFFDVHEGNTVISHRLSSKKVLVVLDDVDNLQHLKCFVGRRDWFGLGSRIIVTTRDENLLRSYRIDDVYKPTTLDPNDALRLFKLNAFDSDTMPKYDFIELSKHVVHYADGLPLALEVLGLFLYGRDIIQWRSTIERLKQDSNKEILDTLRISFDGLEEREKNIFLDIACFFNGEEKDMVMKVLDGCEFFPDIGIDVLIKKSLIKVSDDNKYLRMHALLQEMGRKIVEEKCVDEPGKRCRLWKERDVHHVLTKNTTCSWVELLGQVQRPTQDLGVFGESGKILNLNVDAFSKMKKLRLFRVLCLSNCDDLKYLSNELRLLDWTGYPLRSLPSSFQPDNLVVLFLPYSRIEQLWKRNRPLYKLKIISLKRSRNLIKTPDFTTTPYLEVLIMEGCTRLVDVHPSLGLLKRLKLLDLRDCKSLRLLPIRIGAESLETLILSGCSNLARVPEIDEKMEHLKTLDLSGCYKVEYLPENLQQAESLEELDLSETAIKEPPSFISHLRNLKVFSFDGCKGPSKLKRNLLSLFKVSQRGSVEHWPAMQHVASNFANRPALEQNRV is encoded by the exons ATGTCGTCATTACTTTCGACTTCCTCATCCATTTCTAGAAAGAAATACGATGTTTTCCTGAGTTTTAGAGGTGAAGATACCCGCAAGAACTTTACGGATCATCTCTACAATGCTCTAAATAGAAATGGGATCGTCACTTTTAGAGATGATCCAAAGTTGAAGGCTGGTGAAGAGATTGCACCAGAACTCTTCAAAGCAATTCAGCAATCATGGTGCTCGGTAATCGTTTTTCCAGAGACCTATGCCTTTTCAGGTTGGTGCTTGGAGGAGCTTGCGGAGATTGTTAAACAAAAAAATGACAAGGGTCATAAAGTATTTCCAATTTTCTACCATGTGGATCCCTTTGATTTAAGAAAGCAAAAAGGAAAAGTTGAAGAAGCTTTCGCCAAACACGAAGAAAGATACAAAGAAAATAAAGACAAGATCCAAAAGTGGCGAAATGCTTTGACTGAAGTGGCTAACATCAAGGGATGGCATTTGCATAATAg GCATGAATCAGAGTTTATTGGAGATGTTCTTAAGAAGATATCAGCGAAATTATGTCAGACATATCCGATTGTTCATGATGAGTTGGTTGGAATTGGTTTACGTTTGGAGAAATTGTATTCGAAAATAAATATTGGGGAAGATGATGTCCGCATTATAGGAATTTGTGAAATGGGTGGCATTGGTAAAACAACTCTTGCAAGGATTGTTTACACTCAAATGTCACCTCATTTTGAAGGTACAAGTTTTCTTGCTGATATTCGAGAAGTTGCAAACAAATGTGGACTTGTTTCTTTACAGAAACAACTCCTTTCTCAAATCTTCCCAGATGAATGCTTCAAATTTTTCGATGTGCATGAAGGGAATACCGTAATTAGCCACAGGTTGTCTAGCAAGAAGGTTCTTGTTGTTCTTGATGATGTTGATAACTTACAACACTTGAAATGCTTTGTTGGAAGGCGTGATTGGTTTGGTTTAGGGAGTAGGATCATTGTAACAACAAGAGATGAAAATTTGCTCCGATCTTATCGAATCGATGATGTATATAAGCCTACAACATTGGATCCTAATGATGCACTTAGGCTTTTCAAGTTGAATGCTTTTGATAGTGATACAATGCCGAAATATGATTTCATTGAGCTTTCTAAACATGTTGTACATTATGCTGATGGTCTCCCCTTAGctcttgaagttttgggtttattTTTGTATGGTAGAGATATAATTCAATGGAGAAGTACAATCGAAAGACTTAAACAAGATTCTAACAAAGAAATTCTTGACACACTAAGAATTAGCTTTGATGGATTGGAAGAAAGGGAGAAGAATATATTTCTAGATATAGCATGCTTTTTCAATGGGGAGGAGAAAGATATGGTAATGAAAGTATTGGATGGTTGTGAGTTTTTTCCAGATATTGGAATCGATGTTCTCATTAAAAAATCTCTCATAAAAGTCAGTGATGACAATAAATATTTGCGGATGCATGCCTTGTTGcaagaaatgggaagaaaaattGTTGAAGAAAAATGTGTTGATGAACCTGGAAAACGTTGTAGATTGTGGAAGGAAAGGGATGTTCATCATGTCCTAACAAAAAACACG ACTTGTTCATGGGTTGAGCTACTTGGCCAGGTCCAAAGGCCCACTCAGGATTTGGGAGTGTTCGG GGAATCGGGCAAGATACTCAATTTGAATGTCGATGCCTTCTCGAAGATGAAAAAATTGAGATTGTTCAGAGTGCTTTGCCTCTCAAACTGTGATGAtctcaaatatctttctaatGAGCTACGACTTTTAGATTGGACAGGATATCCTTTAAGATCATTGCCTTCAAGCTTTCAACCGGACAACCTTGTCGTACTTTTCTTACCATATAGTCGCATTGAACAACTATGGAAGAGAAATAGA CCCTTGTATAAGTTGAAAATAATAAGCCTTAAACGGTCCCGAAACCTCATCAAGACACCAGACTTCACAACAACCCCATATCTCGAAGTTCTGATTATGGAAGGTTGTACCAGATTAGTAGATGTTCATCCATCACTTGGACTGCTTAAGAGACTTAAACTTTTGGATTTAAGAGACTGCAAAAGTCTTAGGCTTCTTCCAATCAGAATTGGAGCAGAATCCCTTGAAACTTTAATTCTTTCGGGTTGCTCCAATCTTGCCAGGGTTCCAGAGATTGATGAGAAAATGGAACATCTAAAAACTCTTGATCTTTCTGGTTGTTATAAAGTTGAATATTTGCCAGAGAATTTGCAGCAGGCAGAATCTTTGGAAGAGCTTGACTTGAGTGAAACAGCCATAAAAGAACCACCATCCTTCATTTCTCATTTGAGAAATCTTAAAGTTTTTTCTTTCGATGGATGCAAGGGTCCGTCTAAGTTAAAAAGAAATCTCCTTTCTCTTTTCAAGGTAAGCCAAAGAGGAAGTGTTGagcattggcctgcaatgcaacatgtGGCCAGCAACTTTGCAAACAGACCAGCATTGGAGCAAAACCGAGTATAG